In Candidatus Liberibacter africanus PTSAPSY, the genomic stretch TACGTACTATTTTTTTTTCATCTAAGGATTTTTTTTTCATAGGAATATATATATCTCCCGCCATCGAGTAGCTTGAGATCATTAAAGATACTGCAAATAAAATACCACATTTATAAAAATTCATAAAACACCTTTCTTAAATTATTTATAAAAAGAAAATAATCTTCAACATACTATCCTTGTAATTAATTTCATTAAAAATTGCAACATGACTATAAGTATTTGTAGATATCTATTATTGGCTATACAAGATATTTTATATAACACATAAAAATTCTTAGCAGTAATTTTACATAATCCATGATAGAATCGATTATATTATTATATTACACAGAGAAAAAACTGTGATTCGATCTTTAAAATACTTTTTTGGAACATGGTTGCGACATGAGAAAAATCTAGAAAGTTTTTCTCCTCGTACTTTTATGATCTATTTTACTATTTTATTTACTATTTTTATTATAGCAGTGATATTTATAGCGAATGTTTCTTTATTTTATATCGGATTAACACCGTTTTATGGATTAGAATACATACTATTAGAAAACATATCTCTCGTTATTTTTTCTATTATTATATCATTATTATTGGGATATATATCTGGATCGATTCTTAAAGAATTATTTGTTTCCTATAACAAAATATCTAAATTAAGCCGTACTGATTGTCTTTCTGGATTGCTCAATCATTCTTCTTTTATTTCTAACCTTGAATCTGAAAATGGTAAACTATCAATTGTTTTTTTTGATATTGATTATTTTAAGAAAATTAATGATAATTTTGGACATCCTGTCGGAGATAAAGTAATAAGCTTTATTGCTGATCAATTAGTTTTAGTTTTTGAAAAACCTATGTTTGTAGGGAGATTAGGGGGGGAAGAATTTGCGGCAGCTGCTTTAGGAAATTCAGAAAAAGAAGCTGCAATTTTAGCTAATAATCTTCGACAAATTATAGAAAAATCTCAAATCGATATTTTAAATGGCTCATCTATTCGTATCACTGTTTCAGCTGGAATAGCAGAACGTCGTAATAAAGAACCCATTTCGACAATTGTTTACCAAGCTGATCAAGCTTTATATGTGGCTAAAAAATCAGGACGTAACCGCATTGTTTGCTTCAGTGATATTAAATAACCAAGAAAAACGATTAATTTTGGATAGAACATGAGCAATAAATCGATAGCATGATCTTATGATCAATCATCTCTCACCATACCAAGAGCACGCAAATATACGTCAAGAATTTGCTCTTCTTCCATCCATTGTTTTTCATCTTTTTTACGTAAAGAGAGAATTTTTCTAATTGCTTTTACATCAAAACCGGTTGTTTTCGCCTCATTGTAGATATCTTTAATATTCTCCGCAATAAGTTTTTTTTCTTCTTCAAGTCGCTCAAGTCGCTCAATTACAGTGCGCAACTGATCATGCGTAACGCTTTGGATGCTATCAATCATCATTTATCCTTAATTATGAATAGCTTCATTAACAAAAACCATAAACACATATGAACAAAGATTGTTATATCGTCAATCTAATAAAAGATTGTTATATCGTCAATCTAATAATAGTATTTATCAACAATATACTAAAATAAGTGAGCAACAATTTTTTGCTATTACACAATTCATAAAAAAATATACAGACTTTTTTTGCGAAATGAAAAGAAATTACCTTGGTTATCAAATATTTTTTCTTCAAAGTTTTAATATAAATCTTGATATCTATGCAGTCTTAATTTTTAAAGCAAATATTGAAAATAGGAAGGATGTCTTTCTCCCTTATAAATCAATAAACCATCCTGTGGATTAAGTCTCAACGCGTACTGCACAAGCCTCGATTAGCAACAATCGCTCACTTTAATACATCCTATGTGCCATTGGCTATCTAACCGATTAAAAAGCTTTTGCAAAGGCTTTTTGGGCTGTTCAAGATTATACTCAAGATGATATTGTAGATATTGATCATCGTAAAACACTGTAGATTGTAGATACTGTAGTATGTTGATCAGCGTAAAACATGTAAACAACTTTATCTTTTCTAGATCTTTATCTTTTCTAGTATCAGGTTGGAGGTTTTCTTACTTATATATATCGGGAAAATATAATGAAATAAAAGTTCCATAATATTTATTATGCGATTAATAGTGGTTCACAAAATAACCTCATATCATAGAAAATGGATTTAGATAATTATTTAAAATTCTAAGAAAAAACTTTTCATCAAAAAAATAATAGAAGAAATTTAAATTACCCTAAAAAACCAACAACAAAATAAAACAAACATAAATCTCTTAAAACCTCTAGAGCGATTAAAAAAATAGAATAAAAAAAAGCAACACGTAAAATAAAAGAAAATAATCCATAAAGTGTCATAGTAAAAAGTTCCAATATGTTACAAATAAAGTGAGATAACAATGAGGCTTCGGGAAGCTACTTTAATATTTAGTCAATGAAGGCTTCGCCCCCACCTTTGGTAGGTCCCCAACACTCGTCTCATTCTTCGACTTCGCAAGCCTCGGTTGCCCCTCGGATGGTCTCAATAGAGAACCATAACGAAAGGACGCTCTAACTCTTCGTATTTTTCTTTATAAGATATTTACAAACATACCTAGCTTAGGATAAGTCTTCCTGAAGAAGACGTACATGAGAAAATCCTTCATAATTCCATTCATTTTGTATTTCAGCTTTTTTAAGTAATTCCTGATCTGGATCTTGATGTATCAACATATGAACATGAGGATTTCCAGTCTTATGTTTCTCAAACACATAAAAATAACGAAATGTTTTTTTAGTATTTGTTCGCAAACGTTTTAAGAATAAAGTTACCCTTTTCCCAAAACTTATACATAAAAGGTTATATTTCATATCAGTATCTAAAATAGGAAAAACAGAAGAAATCCTAGGGAAAGAATAGTTCGATAAAACCTCATGATAAACAACGTTTTGTTTATACTTCCTACCTAATCTAGTATCTAGTATCTAGTATCTAGTATCTAGTATCAGGAGAATCATCAACAAATTCTCCAATAGAAGTAGCATAATCAATGGTATGCTTTTTAGCTGTAAATGTCAAACTAATAAACCAAGTACGTGTAGAACGAATAACTTCTGTCTGACAACGATGTAACCAAAATAAACCACGATTCTTTAAACAAGATTCACACTTACGACAAGGAGTAAAAACAAAAAAATAATATTTAAAAGAAAATATAATACCAAAAAAGATCTTTTCCCGCTGATAATATTGTAAAAAAAACAATAGGATCTAAACAAGAACCAGAAAAATCAATAGGAAAAACATTGATAATGTTTTATCAAAACTATGAGAAGAACAAAAATAACTGAGAAGAATGAAAAAGAATATCAATATTTCAAACAAAGATTTTCGTCAATAAATTGGCAATACTAAATTTACTGGAAAAAATTTTTATGTCGTAACTGAATATCACTTATTCTATCTTCAAAAATTTGATTGTTGAAACTGTCGTTCATATTCTTAGAAATAATTTCTCTGATAGATTCAAGAGAATAATCTGCTACTTTTATATAAAATGAACGCTTAGCTTCTAATTCCATATGATTTATTTTTTTTTCTAAATCCACACGATGTACAAAAAAAATTTTCTGCACATGTCGATGATTATCATCTTCAATAATTTTTGCTTTTTGTTTAGCGGCTAAAATAATTTCACTGACTTCTTTTTCAACTTTGCTATATTTTTCTTTATATTGCACTAAAATATTTTCTGATTCCTCACG encodes the following:
- a CDS encoding rolling circle replication-associated protein, which encodes MKYNLLCISFGKRVTLFLKRLRTNTKKTFRYFYVFEKHKTGNPHVHMLIHQDPDQELLKKAEIQNEWNYEGFSHVRLLQEDLS
- a CDS encoding GGDEF domain-containing protein: MIRSLKYFFGTWLRHEKNLESFSPRTFMIYFTILFTIFIIAVIFIANVSLFYIGLTPFYGLEYILLENISLVIFSIIISLLLGYISGSILKELFVSYNKISKLSRTDCLSGLLNHSSFISNLESENGKLSIVFFDIDYFKKINDNFGHPVGDKVISFIADQLVLVFEKPMFVGRLGGEEFAAAALGNSEKEAAILANNLRQIIEKSQIDILNGSSIRITVSAGIAERRNKEPISTIVYQADQALYVAKKSGRNRIVCFSDIK
- a CDS encoding DUF2312 domain-containing protein; translated protein: MIDSIQSVTHDQLRTVIERLERLEEEKKLIAENIKDIYNEAKTTGFDVKAIRKILSLRKKDEKQWMEEEQILDVYLRALGMVRDD
- a CDS encoding ATP synthase F0F1 subunit B translates to MNFFDETFLVFISLVIFLTALMYMRIPSKILSFLDAHADKVRDEILEARRLREESENILVQYKEKYSKVEKEVSEIILAAKQKAKIIEDDNHRHVQKIFFVHRVDLEKKINHMELEAKRSFYIKVADYSLESIREIISKNMNDSFNNQIFEDRISDIQLRHKNFFQ